One genomic region from Candidatus Hydrogenedentota bacterium encodes:
- a CDS encoding phosphate ABC transporter ATP-binding protein, translated as MTSGEPNPKMQVRDLSVSFGGTRAFRHLNLDVLPNERLAIIGPASSGKTTFLRCLNRLNDLQHGFSHTGQILLDGKDIYSPEVDVADLRRRVGMVYAVPVPLPWSIYDNLVYGPRLAGIRSRSALNERVEAALRAAFLWDEVKDRLHEHAHNLSGGQQQRLCLARVLALNPEVLILDEPCSGLDPISTAKIEDALAELKASHSIVLVTNNTKQAARASDRTAFFLMGDLIEVGATDQLFTAPRDQRTNDYLIGQFG; from the coding sequence ATGACGAGCGGCGAGCCGAACCCGAAAATGCAGGTGCGGGACCTCTCCGTGAGCTTCGGCGGGACGCGCGCGTTTCGGCATCTCAACCTGGATGTTCTGCCCAACGAGCGCTTGGCGATCATTGGGCCCGCGAGCAGCGGGAAAACGACCTTCCTGCGATGTCTTAACCGTCTCAATGACCTCCAGCACGGATTCTCGCACACGGGCCAAATCCTCCTTGATGGGAAAGACATTTACAGCCCGGAAGTTGATGTCGCGGATCTGCGCCGCCGGGTCGGAATGGTCTATGCGGTGCCGGTCCCGCTACCCTGGTCCATCTACGACAACCTGGTGTATGGTCCAAGACTGGCTGGAATCCGTTCGAGGAGCGCCTTGAATGAACGCGTGGAAGCCGCTTTGCGCGCGGCCTTCTTGTGGGACGAAGTCAAGGACCGGCTCCACGAGCACGCGCACAATCTATCGGGCGGCCAACAACAGCGCCTGTGTCTTGCCCGGGTCCTGGCGCTCAATCCGGAGGTACTCATCCTGGATGAACCGTGCTCCGGCCTGGACCCCATCTCCACCGCGAAGATCGAGGATGCGCTGGCGGAACTCAAGGCAAGCCACTCCATCGTCCTCGTTACCAACAATACGAAACAGGCTGCCCGGGCCTCCGACCGCACGGCATTTTTCCTGATGGGCGACCTCATCGAGGTGGGCGCCACAGACCAGCTGTTTACCGCGCCCCGCGATCAACGGACCAACGACTATCTGATCGGGCAATTCGGCTAG
- the pstA gene encoding phosphate ABC transporter permease PstA: MRLSPAAGQRIAVAAMWALALVTIGVLLFIITFVLVHGLPQITWTFLTESPQSMGRKGGVFPMIVGTIMVAGLAVAIAAPIGVATALYLTEYTRESRLTAVIRFGADCLAGIPSIIFGLFGFVFFTITLGMGLSVLSGALTLALMVLPTIIRTTEEAIRAVPHAYREVSYGLGSTRWQMATKVVLPLALPGICTGVVLSLGRSISETAAVMLTAGSALHMPNSLFDSSRTLALHFYILSREGLSMENAYATASVLIISILALNALAYWLMRQFVRRAGR; this comes from the coding sequence ATGAGATTGTCTCCTGCCGCCGGTCAGCGCATCGCGGTTGCCGCAATGTGGGCCTTGGCTCTAGTTACCATCGGGGTGCTGCTGTTCATCATCACTTTTGTTCTGGTGCATGGGCTGCCGCAAATCACTTGGACATTCCTGACCGAATCCCCTCAGAGCATGGGCCGCAAAGGCGGCGTGTTTCCGATGATTGTCGGGACGATTATGGTGGCCGGCCTGGCGGTCGCGATCGCTGCGCCAATCGGCGTAGCCACGGCCCTCTACCTGACCGAGTACACCCGAGAAAGCCGGTTGACCGCGGTTATTCGGTTCGGGGCCGATTGTCTGGCGGGCATACCATCTATTATCTTCGGATTGTTTGGATTCGTTTTCTTCACCATCACCCTGGGGATGGGACTCAGCGTGCTCTCCGGCGCTTTGACGCTGGCCCTGATGGTCTTGCCGACCATTATCCGGACGACGGAAGAAGCAATTCGCGCGGTTCCGCACGCCTACCGCGAGGTCAGTTATGGTCTGGGCAGCACCCGCTGGCAGATGGCCACCAAGGTTGTATTGCCCCTCGCTTTGCCCGGCATTTGCACCGGCGTCGTCCTGTCGCTCGGCCGGAGCATCAGTGAAACCGCAGCCGTAATGCTTACCGCCGGGTCCGCGCTGCATATGCCCAACTCGTTATTCGACTCGTCCCGCACCCTTGCCCTGCATTTCTATATCTTGTCCCGTGAAGGCCTGTCGATGGAGAACGCCTACGCCACGGCGTCGGTATTGATTATTTCGATTCTGGCGCTCAATGCCCTGGCTTACTGGCTGATGCGCCAGTTCGTGCGGAGGGCGGGACGATGA
- a CDS encoding phosphate ABC transporter substrate-binding protein, whose amino-acid sequence MHPKARALCLYVAAALVALTPGCKDGQTGAVSVVGSTSIQPFAELLAEEYTAKNPNKNVDVQGGGSTAGLQAVSNSLADIGMCSRLLTPEEEQQFTGTVIARDGLAIVVNPGNPVSELTSAQIRGLFSGEIQSWSEVGGHDGPVRPITREEGSGTRESFVHLVMGKERISRRALTQESNGAVKELVKGDPAAIGYMSLGLVGHELKTVLVDGIQPSSANVLAGSYKLARPFLFVTKGTLRPEAQRFFDYVLSPESQKILETEGLVHAQ is encoded by the coding sequence ATGCATCCGAAAGCGAGAGCACTTTGCCTCTATGTGGCGGCAGCACTCGTTGCGCTCACGCCCGGCTGCAAAGATGGGCAGACCGGCGCGGTCAGCGTCGTGGGGTCTACATCAATTCAGCCGTTTGCGGAACTGCTCGCCGAGGAATATACCGCAAAGAACCCAAACAAGAACGTCGATGTGCAGGGGGGCGGGTCCACCGCGGGGTTGCAGGCGGTGTCTAACAGCCTGGCCGATATCGGCATGTGTTCGAGGCTGCTCACTCCGGAGGAAGAACAACAGTTTACAGGCACGGTCATTGCCCGGGACGGCCTGGCCATCGTCGTCAACCCCGGCAACCCCGTATCCGAGCTGACCTCCGCCCAGATCCGCGGGCTTTTCAGCGGAGAGATCCAGAGCTGGAGCGAGGTTGGGGGCCATGACGGGCCTGTGCGGCCCATCACCCGGGAAGAAGGTTCCGGCACGCGTGAAAGTTTTGTGCATCTGGTCATGGGTAAGGAGCGTATCTCGCGCAGAGCTCTGACACAAGAATCGAACGGCGCGGTAAAGGAGTTGGTCAAGGGAGATCCGGCGGCCATCGGATACATGTCCCTGGGCCTGGTTGGACACGAACTGAAAACGGTCCTGGTGGATGGCATCCAGCCTTCTTCTGCAAACGTGCTCGCGGGGTCCTACAAGCTGGCCCGTCCGTTCCTGTTTGTCACCAAGGGCACTCTCAGACCGGAAGCCCAGCGCTTCTTTGACTACGTTCTTTCCCCAGAGAGTCAGAAGATTCTCGAGACCGAGGGGCTGGTGCACGCCCAATGA
- the pstC gene encoding phosphate ABC transporter permease subunit PstC: MKQDKLIAAALMIVALSAISGLALITVFIFKEGLPIILRSGVREFFLSSDWDPKNGAFGICSMIAGSLAVTAGAMTIGSVFGLGLAIVLTQFCPAGLASVLKPVVELLAGIPSVVYGFMGVVTIVPLIRTYLGGPGLSVLAASIVLGIMVLPTVTSISIDALQAVPRSYWEGSIALGATQWQTTRMVMLKAARSGIMAAVILGMGRAVGETMAVIMVAGNALEVPHGLLDPVRTLTSNIALEMGYASGEHREALFATGVTLFAIIMMLNTIALAIARSSAKKGGSR, encoded by the coding sequence ATGAAACAGGACAAACTCATAGCCGCCGCTCTTATGATTGTGGCGTTGTCGGCAATCTCGGGACTGGCCCTGATAACCGTGTTTATTTTCAAAGAAGGCCTGCCAATCATTCTGAGATCGGGCGTGCGGGAGTTCTTCCTGTCCTCTGACTGGGACCCCAAGAATGGAGCATTTGGCATCTGTTCAATGATAGCCGGCTCGCTGGCTGTAACGGCTGGCGCGATGACTATCGGGTCCGTTTTCGGGCTGGGCCTTGCGATAGTGCTGACGCAGTTCTGTCCGGCGGGGTTGGCGTCGGTGCTGAAACCCGTGGTGGAATTGCTTGCGGGAATTCCTTCCGTCGTTTACGGATTCATGGGCGTGGTCACGATTGTGCCGCTCATTCGCACGTATCTTGGCGGCCCCGGGCTTTCGGTTCTGGCCGCCTCGATAGTCCTTGGCATCATGGTCCTGCCTACGGTAACGAGCATCTCGATAGACGCGCTCCAGGCGGTGCCGCGGTCCTACTGGGAAGGCTCGATCGCCCTCGGCGCCACGCAGTGGCAGACCACTCGCATGGTCATGCTTAAAGCCGCACGTTCGGGCATCATGGCCGCCGTGATACTGGGGATGGGGCGCGCAGTTGGAGAGACCATGGCCGTGATCATGGTCGCCGGAAACGCGTTGGAGGTGCCCCACGGACTCCTCGATCCGGTGCGGACGTTGACCAGCAACATCGCGCTCGAAATGGGTTATGCGTCGGGAGAACACCGGGAGGCGCTGTTCGCTACGGGCGTGACGTTATTTGCCATCATTATGATGCTCAACACGATAGCCCTCGCCATTGCCCGAAGCAGCGCCAAGAAGGGCGGGTCCCGATGA